In Piliocolobus tephrosceles isolate RC106 chromosome 6, ASM277652v3, whole genome shotgun sequence, the following are encoded in one genomic region:
- the PRMT5 gene encoding protein arginine N-methyltransferase 5 isoform X2: protein MAAMAVGGAGGSRVSSGRDLNCVPEIADTLGAVAKQGFDFLCMPVFHPRFKREFIQEPAKNRPGPQTRSDLLLSGRDWNTLIVGKLSPWIRPDSKVEKIRRNSEAAMLQELNFGAYLGLPAFLLPLNQEDNTNLARVLTNHIHTGHHSSMFWMRVPLVAPEDLRDDIIENAPTTHTEEYSGEEKTWMWWHNFRTLCDYSKRIAVALEIGADLPSNHVIDRWLGEPIKAAILPTSIFLTNKKGFPVLSKMHQRLIFRLLKLEVQFIITGTNHHSEKEFCSYLQYLEYLSQNRPPPNAYELFAKGYEDYLQSPLQPLMDNLESQTYEVFEKDPIKYSQYQQAIYKCLLDRVPEEEKDTNVQVLMVLGAGRGPLVNASLRAAKQADRRIKLYAVEKNPNAVVTLENWQFEEWGSQVTVVSSDMREWVAPEKADIIVSELLGSFADNELSPECLDGAQHFLKDDGVSIPGEYTSFLAPISSSKLYNEVRACREKDRDPEAQFEMPYVVRLHNFHQLAAPQPCFTFSHPNRDPMIDNNRYCTLEFPVEVNTVLHGFAGYFETVLYQDITLSIRPETHSPGMFSWFPILFPIKQPITVREGQTICVRFWRCSNSKKGSSHQSVKTSGQGVRN from the exons ATGGCGGCGATGGCGGTCGGGGGTGCTGGTGGGAGCCGCGTGTCCAGCGGGAGGGACCTGAATTGCGTCCCCGAAATAGCTGACACACTAGGGGCTGTGGCCAAGCAGGG GTTTGATTTCCTCTGCATGCCTGTCTTCCATCCGCGTTTCAAGAGGGAGTTCATTCAGGAACCTGCTAAGAATCGGCCCGGCCCCCAGACACGATCAGACCTACTGCTGTCAGGAAGGG ACTGGAATACGCTAATTGTGGGAAAGCTTTCTCCATGGATTCGTCCAGACTCAAAAGTGGAGAAGATTCGCAGGAACTCCGAGGCG GCCATGTTACAGGAGCTGAATTTTGGTGCATATTTGGGTCTTCCAGCTTTCCTGCTGCCCCTTAATCAGGAAGATAACACCAACCTGGCCAGAGTTTTGACCAACCACATCCACACTGGCCATCACTCTTCTATG TTCTGGATGCGGGTACCCTTGGTGGCACCAGAGGACCTGAGAGATGATATAATTGAGAATGCACCAACTACACACACAGAGGAGTACAGTGGGGAGGAGAAAACATGGATGTG GTGGCACAACTTCCGGACTTTGTGTGACTATAGTAAGAGGATTGCAGTGG CTCTTGAAATTGGGGCTGACCTCCCATCTAATCATGTCATTGATCGCTGGCTTGGGGAGCCCATCAAAGCAGCCATTCTCCCCACTAGCATTTTCCTGACCAATAAGAAGGGATTTCCTGTTCTTTCTAAGATGCACCAGAGGCTTATCTTCCGGCTCCTCAAG TTGGAGGTGCAGTTCATCAtcacaggcaccaaccaccactCAGAGAAGGAGTTCTGCTCCTATCTTCAGTACTTGGAATACTTAAGCCAGAACCGTCCTCCACCTAATGCCTATGAACTCTTTGCCAAGGGCTATGAAGACTATCTGCAGTCCCCGCTTCAG CCACTGATGGACAATTTGGAATCTCAGACATATGAAGTGTTTGAAAAGGACCCCATCAAATACTCTCAGTATCAGCAG GCCATCTATAAATGTCTGCTAGACCGAGTACCAGAAGAGGAGAAGGATACCAATGTCCA gGTACTGATGGTGCTGGGAGCAGGACGGGGACCCCTGGTGAACGCTTCCCTGCGGGCAGCCAAGCAGGCTGACCGGCGGATAAAGCTGTATGCTGTGGAGAAAAACCCAAATGCCGTGGTGAC GCTAGAGAACTGGCAGTTTGAAGAATGGGGAAGCCAAGTGACCGTAGTCTCATCAGACATGAGGGAATGGGTGGCTCCAGAGAAAGCAGACATCATTGTCAGCGAGCTTCTGGGCTCATTTGCTGACAATGAATTGTCACCTGAGTGCCTGGATGGAGCCCAGCACTTCCTAAAAG ATGACGGTGTGAGCATCCCCGGAGAATACACTTCCTTCCTGGCTCCCATCTCCTCCTCCAAGCTGTACAATGAAGTCCGGGCCTGTAGGGAGAAGGACCGTGACCCTGAG GCCCAGTTCGAGATGCCTTATGTGGTACGGCTGCACAACTTCCACCAGCTCGCTGCACCCCAGCCCTGTTTCACCTTCAGCCATCCCAACAGAG ATCCTATGATTGACAACAACCGCTATTGCACCTTGGAGTTTCCCGTGGAGGTGAACACAGTACTGCATGGCTTTGCAGGCTACTTTGAGACTGTGCTTTATCAGGACATCACTCTGA GTATCCGTCCAGAGACTCACTCTCCTGGGATGTTCTCATGGTTTCCCATCCTCTTCCCTATTAAG CAGCCCATAACGGTACGTGAAGGCCAAACCATCTGTGTGCGTTTCTGGCGATGCAGCAATTCCAAGAAG GGCTCAAGCCACCAATCTGTGAAGACCTCAGGCCAGGGGGTGAGGAATTAG
- the PRMT5 gene encoding protein arginine N-methyltransferase 5 isoform X1 — translation MAAMAVGGAGGSRVSSGRDLNCVPEIADTLGAVAKQGFDFLCMPVFHPRFKREFIQEPAKNRPGPQTRSDLLLSGRDWNTLIVGKLSPWIRPDSKVEKIRRNSEAAMLQELNFGAYLGLPAFLLPLNQEDNTNLARVLTNHIHTGHHSSMFWMRVPLVAPEDLRDDIIENAPTTHTEEYSGEEKTWMWWHNFRTLCDYSKRIAVALEIGADLPSNHVIDRWLGEPIKAAILPTSIFLTNKKGFPVLSKMHQRLIFRLLKLEVQFIITGTNHHSEKEFCSYLQYLEYLSQNRPPPNAYELFAKGYEDYLQSPLQPLMDNLESQTYEVFEKDPIKYSQYQQAIYKCLLDRVPEEEKDTNVQVLMVLGAGRGPLVNASLRAAKQADRRIKLYAVEKNPNAVVTLENWQFEEWGSQVTVVSSDMREWVAPEKADIIVSELLGSFADNELSPECLDGAQHFLKDDGVSIPGEYTSFLAPISSSKLYNEVRACREKDRDPEAQFEMPYVVRLHNFHQLAAPQPCFTFSHPNRDPMIDNNRYCTLEFPVEVNTVLHGFAGYFETVLYQDITLSIRPETHSPGMFSWFPILFPIKQPITVREGQTICVRFWRCSNSKKVWYEWAVTAPVCSAIHNPTGRSYTIGL, via the exons ATGGCGGCGATGGCGGTCGGGGGTGCTGGTGGGAGCCGCGTGTCCAGCGGGAGGGACCTGAATTGCGTCCCCGAAATAGCTGACACACTAGGGGCTGTGGCCAAGCAGGG GTTTGATTTCCTCTGCATGCCTGTCTTCCATCCGCGTTTCAAGAGGGAGTTCATTCAGGAACCTGCTAAGAATCGGCCCGGCCCCCAGACACGATCAGACCTACTGCTGTCAGGAAGGG ACTGGAATACGCTAATTGTGGGAAAGCTTTCTCCATGGATTCGTCCAGACTCAAAAGTGGAGAAGATTCGCAGGAACTCCGAGGCG GCCATGTTACAGGAGCTGAATTTTGGTGCATATTTGGGTCTTCCAGCTTTCCTGCTGCCCCTTAATCAGGAAGATAACACCAACCTGGCCAGAGTTTTGACCAACCACATCCACACTGGCCATCACTCTTCTATG TTCTGGATGCGGGTACCCTTGGTGGCACCAGAGGACCTGAGAGATGATATAATTGAGAATGCACCAACTACACACACAGAGGAGTACAGTGGGGAGGAGAAAACATGGATGTG GTGGCACAACTTCCGGACTTTGTGTGACTATAGTAAGAGGATTGCAGTGG CTCTTGAAATTGGGGCTGACCTCCCATCTAATCATGTCATTGATCGCTGGCTTGGGGAGCCCATCAAAGCAGCCATTCTCCCCACTAGCATTTTCCTGACCAATAAGAAGGGATTTCCTGTTCTTTCTAAGATGCACCAGAGGCTTATCTTCCGGCTCCTCAAG TTGGAGGTGCAGTTCATCAtcacaggcaccaaccaccactCAGAGAAGGAGTTCTGCTCCTATCTTCAGTACTTGGAATACTTAAGCCAGAACCGTCCTCCACCTAATGCCTATGAACTCTTTGCCAAGGGCTATGAAGACTATCTGCAGTCCCCGCTTCAG CCACTGATGGACAATTTGGAATCTCAGACATATGAAGTGTTTGAAAAGGACCCCATCAAATACTCTCAGTATCAGCAG GCCATCTATAAATGTCTGCTAGACCGAGTACCAGAAGAGGAGAAGGATACCAATGTCCA gGTACTGATGGTGCTGGGAGCAGGACGGGGACCCCTGGTGAACGCTTCCCTGCGGGCAGCCAAGCAGGCTGACCGGCGGATAAAGCTGTATGCTGTGGAGAAAAACCCAAATGCCGTGGTGAC GCTAGAGAACTGGCAGTTTGAAGAATGGGGAAGCCAAGTGACCGTAGTCTCATCAGACATGAGGGAATGGGTGGCTCCAGAGAAAGCAGACATCATTGTCAGCGAGCTTCTGGGCTCATTTGCTGACAATGAATTGTCACCTGAGTGCCTGGATGGAGCCCAGCACTTCCTAAAAG ATGACGGTGTGAGCATCCCCGGAGAATACACTTCCTTCCTGGCTCCCATCTCCTCCTCCAAGCTGTACAATGAAGTCCGGGCCTGTAGGGAGAAGGACCGTGACCCTGAG GCCCAGTTCGAGATGCCTTATGTGGTACGGCTGCACAACTTCCACCAGCTCGCTGCACCCCAGCCCTGTTTCACCTTCAGCCATCCCAACAGAG ATCCTATGATTGACAACAACCGCTATTGCACCTTGGAGTTTCCCGTGGAGGTGAACACAGTACTGCATGGCTTTGCAGGCTACTTTGAGACTGTGCTTTATCAGGACATCACTCTGA GTATCCGTCCAGAGACTCACTCTCCTGGGATGTTCTCATGGTTTCCCATCCTCTTCCCTATTAAG CAGCCCATAACGGTACGTGAAGGCCAAACCATCTGTGTGCGTTTCTGGCGATGCAGCAATTCCAAGAAGGTGTGGTATGAGTGGGCTGTGACAGCACCAGTCTGTTCTGCTATTCACAACCCCACAGGCCGCTCATATACCATTGGCCTCTAG